The nucleotide window AGGCCTTCACGCAACAGGTTGATACCCACCAGCACATCGAACTTGCCCAGCCGCAGATCTCGAATGATCTCCACCCGCTCCACGGTATCGATGTCCGAGTGCAGGTAGCGCACCGCAATACCGTGCTCGCCCAGATATTCAGTCAGATCCTCGGCCATGCGCTTGGTCAGCGTGGTCACCAGCACCCGCTCGCCCTTCTCGATGGCCTCCTTCGCCTCACCCAGCAAGTCATCCACCTGGGTGGAGGCCGGACGAATCTCGATTTGCGGATCCACCAGCCCGGTAGGACGCACCACCTGCTCCACCACCTGGCCAGCATATTTCTCTTCGTAGGGGCCGGGCGTGGCCGACACGAACACCATCTGCGGTGCCAGGCGCTCCCACTCTTCAAACTTGAGCGGCCGGTTATCCATGGCTGAAGGCAACCGGAAACCAAAGTTCACCAGGGTTTCCTTGCGCGAGCGGTCCCCCTTGTACATGGCGCCCAGCTGGGGAATGGTCACGTGTGACTCATCCGCAATCAGCAGCGCATTCTCGGGGAGATAATCGAACAGGGTCGGCGGTGCTTCACCAGGCGCGCGGCCGGAAAACAGCCGGGAATAGTTCTCCACCCCGTTGCAGTAACCCAGCTCCTGCAGCATCTCGATATCGAAACGGGTACGCTGCTCCAGCCGCTGGGCTTCCACCAGCTTGTTCTGCTCCTTCAATTCCTTGAGGCGCTCGTCCAGCTCTTCCTTGATCATGTCGATGGCTTTCAACACCACCTCACGGGGCGTCACATAGTGACTCTTGGGGTAGACAGTGATGCGGCTCACCCGCTTGATCACCTCACCGGTAAGCGGATCGAAAATGCTGATGGATTCCACTTCGTCATCGAACAACTCAATGCGAACCGCTTCTTTCTCTTCTTCAGCCGGGAAAATATCGATCACATCCCCGCGCACCCGGTAGGTGGCACGGCGGAAGTCCATTTCGTTGCGGGTGTACTGAAGCTCTGCCAGACGGCGCAGCAAATCCCGTTGGTCGATACTGTCGCCCCGCACCAGGTGCAGCACCATGGCATGGTAGCTGGCCGGATCTCCGAGACCGTAGATCGCCGACACCGTGGCCACGATGATGGTATCCGGCCGCTCCAGAATCGCCTTGGTGGCTGATAATCGCATCTGCTCAATCTGCTCGTTCACCGAGGCATCTTTCTCGATAAAGGTGTCCGAGCTGGGTACGTAGGCTTCAGGCTGGTAGTAATCGTAGTAGGAGACGAAATACTCCACCGCATTTTCCGGGAAGAACTCCTTGAACTCGCCGTAAAGCTGGGCCGCCAGCGTCTTGTTGGGTGCCATGATGATGGTGGGCCGCCCGGTCTGCTGGATCACATTGGCCATGGTGAAGGTCTTGCCCGACCCGGTTACACCCAACAGGGTCTGATGACCAAGGCCATCGTTGATCCCCTCGATCAGCTGGGCAATGGCCGTAGGCTGGTCACCAGCAGGCTGGTAATCGGAATGGAGCTTGAACAGGCTTTCAGACATGGACACACCCTGATATCCGCCGACCCTGTCGGGCAGGCAGCAAAATCGAACGATTCAAAATCGGCACGTAGTGTAGCAGAGCGCACGTGAATAAGTGGTGCCCCCATGAATACCGGAAAAGCCCTTCGCCGAAGCCCCCTGTAGGAGACTCAACTTGTTGAGCGAACCGAGCGTCAGCGAGGAAATCGGCGCTGCTGGCCGCCCTGCTGCCAGATAGGCCAAGGCCAATCCCCTTCCAGCATGCCCCTTTCGGCCAACCTGTTGGCTCTCCTGCGAAAGAGCGGGCGCCCTCCGCCTCCACAGGAAATACGGGACATTGGGGTATAGATCCGGTAAAATGCCGGCCCCTTTCTGCGCCAAAAGCGCAGCCATACGACTCTTTAAGACGAACGAGGAGTGCATGTCCGATATCAGCCTTTCCGACCGCGTACAACGCATCAAACCGTCTCCTACCCTGGCCATCACCGCCAAAGCCGGTGAACTTCGCGCGCAGGGCAAAGACATTATTGGGCTGGGCGCAGGTGAGCCGGATTTCGATACCCCGGAACACATCAAGCAAGCCGCCATCGAAGCAATCAACGCTGGGAAGACCAAGTACACCCCGGTCGACGGCACTCCTGGTCTGAAAAAAGCCATTATCGACAAGTACAAGCGCGATAACGGCCTGGACTACGAAGCGAACCAGATCCTGGTATCCAGCGGTGGCAAGCAGTCCTTCTTCAACATGGCGCTGGCCCTGCTGAACGACGGTGACGAAGCCATCATTCCGGCCCCCTACTGGGTAAGCTATCCGGACATGGTACTGGTCGCTGGCGGTGTCCCCGTGATCATCGAAACCGACGTGAACAGCCGCTTCAAGATCACGGCTGAGCAGCTGGAAGCCGCGATCACGCCAAAAACCCGTCTGTTCGTGATCAACAGCCCGTCCAACCCCTCCGGCATGGCCTACTCCGTCGAAGAACTGGCCGCCATCGGCGAGGTACTGAAGAAGCACCCGAACATCATCGTCGCCACCGACGACATGTACGAGCACATTCTGTGGACCGGCAAGCCGTTCGTGAACATCCTCAACGCCACCCCGGAGCTGTACGACCGCACCGTGGTCATGAATGGCGTCTCCAAGGCCTACTCCATGACGGGCTGGCGGATTGGTTACGCTGCAGGCCCGCAAAAGCTGATCGGCGCCATGAAGAAGGTGCAATCCCAGTCCACCTCCAACCCGGCCTCCATCAGCCAAGCGGCGGCTGAAGCCGCCCTCAACGGCGATCAGGGCTGTGTGGACGAGATGGTCAAGCACTTCAAGGAGCGTCACGACTACCTGACCGCGGCGCTGGATGCCTTGCCAGGCGTGAAATGCGCCCAGGGTGACGGCACCTTCTATGCCTTCCCGGACTTCTCCGAAGCCATTGCCAACATGGACGGCGTCGAATCTGATACCGACCTGGCCGCGCTGCTGCTGGAAACCGCCGAAGTGGCGCTGGTACCGGGCTCCGCCTTCGGCGCGCCGGGCTGCATGCGCCTGTCTTTTGCCGTTGGCATGGACACTCTCAAGGAAGCAATTCGCCGAATTGAGCAGGCTCTGGCTAAATAATCAGCAAACGATCTCCCGGGGTGTTGACGACCCCGGGGGGCATCACTAATATACGCGCCTCAAGACATTCCGCCTTAGCTCAGTTGGTAGAGCAAATGACTGTTAATCATTGGGTCGCTGGTTCGAGCCCAGCAGGCGGAGCCAAATAGAAAAGGCCGGTATCGAAAGATACCGGCCTTTTTCTTTGTCCAATGATTGCTCGCCCTGCGGTCGACTGTTAATCATTGGTGAATTCAATTGAATTCACCTAGTTCGAGCCCAGCAGGCGGAGCCAAACAGGAAAGGCCAGTATCGAAAGGTACTGGCCTTTTTCTTTGCCCAATGACTGGCCGCCCTGAGGTCGACAACCCATCCCTGGGTTGTGCTAAATTACCAACCCTGTCGGCTAAGCCATGCAGATAGGCCAAATCCTCTCACTGAGACAGAAGTTTCCATAGCCATTCTCAAGCCCCGCTCTCTTATAACAGCGATCAATAGCTGATACGACACTACAGGCTCAGTCAGGCTGGGGAGTAGCGCAACCTGAAACTCCGCACGTTATCCCTTATCATGTAGCTGCCAAACAGCGCTCATCAGTGCAAGGCGTACTTAACACCCCACCACAACCCTGAAGTTAGTTTGTTTCAGATTCCATCCAAAATAATTGAGTACAGAGTGCCGCATGCCAAGCAGTCCTACCCCCTGTATTGCCTTCATTATCACTAAAAGCGAAGTGGGCGGAGCCCAGCGATGGGTCCTGGATCAAATCAAGCTGCTTGAACAGCATGTAAAATGCATCGTGATTACAGGTGAACGAGGTTGGCTGAGTGAATCCATCCAGAAAGCTCAAGTCTTCATCGAACCAGCATTACTACGTCGACCACCAACCCCCGGAGGCCTCTGGCGCCTCTCTCGTATACTCAAGCAAAATAATGTATCAAGCCTGGTTGCAAGCTCCGCAAACGCCGGTATCTATGCCCGATTAGTCAGAATAATCCTACCCAGGCTATATGTGGTCTATGTGTCTCATGGTTGGTCGTCCATCTACAATGGGGGGAAGCTGGAAACCGTCTACACCTCGTTAGAACGCCTTCTAGCTCGAATGACACACAAAGTCTTGTGCGTCTCCGAATCTGATTTGGAGCGGGCCATGAACAGAATCAGAATTGCTCCAGAAAAATGCACACTGATTACGAATGCCATTTTTCCAGAACAAAAGGAAATCAGTCAGGCACTTCCACGCTCACCCTGGAAAATACTTTTTGTAGGTCGTTTGGCAAGCCCCAAAAGACCTGACCTCCTCATTGAAGCGGTAAAGCTCCTGAGCAGCGTAGAGGTAGAGCTAACCATAGTCGGGGATGGGCCACAAAATAGCCTGCTAATCACAGAAAATAATCAGCGAATAAAATGGCTTGGGGAAATCAAGGGCTTTAGTGACTTCGGCAGTTACCACATCTTTTGTCTAATTTCAGACTCTGAAGGTCTCCCTATGTCAGCGCTAGAGGCATGCGCCAACGGCACCCCTGTTCTGCTAAGTGAAGTGGGCGGCTGCCCTGAACTAGTCACAACTAACGGGCTGACAACCCCAAACAGCGCTGAGGAGATTTCAAAGAAAATAATCACCATTATCAATGATTATTCTCGATTCAGCATGGAAGCACGAAGACAAGCCAAGAAGTATGATATCCGGGAGAAAACCCAGAACTATCTTGACCTATATTTAAACCAAGCCAGTGATCAATAGCCTTTAAAGAAAACCGGAAAGAACAATCTGACAGCCTGCCTTACAAAACGCGGCTGAAGGACAACCAAAGGGTAAGTAACGAAAGCCTTCCACAAATAATTGAGACCACTTCGGAGTGAATCAGGTCCAGCCTCAGACGAAGCTGCCAAAAATGCATTGGAGCATGCACGCTGGTATAGTGGGTGGTTTCTGTACAAATCAAGAACCTGCGCCCTTCCCTCATTCATCTTGGTAATATTTGAAGAAATGTTGGTTCCGTGCTTTCGATACAGACAGGCAACACCCTCAATCGAATCAAGCGTTTTTCCTGTCTCTGCAAGCTTGAGCAACATGTACCAGTCTTCAAGGATAATGCCATCGAGATATCCTCCCGTTTCCTTGAGAGCCTTAAGTCTTGCCATCTGAGTGGCAGCAGGAAGGAAGTGGCGATGCAAAAAAATGTCGCCGAACCCATACACACGACGCGGGGTAGGCATTGTAGCTTCATGCTTGCCATCAGCATGAATAATTTCAACCCCCGAAAATACAGCTGCACTCTGTGGATTGGCTTCAAGAAAATTTACTTGCAGTGCTGTCTTGTCTCGGCACATCAAGTCATCAGACGCAATAATGGAAACATACTCTCCTTTGCACCACTCCAAAGCCTCATTAATCGTCGCACATAATCCTTTATTTGGACGAGAACGGAATTCAAAACGAGAAAATCTTTCCTGGCAAAGACCACGGATTGACTCCACGGCATTTACTGAAAAATCAGTTGAACCATCATCAATAATGATTAGCTCAACCATTCTATAAGTCTGCTCAATTATACTGTTAATAGTATCAAGTATATAACCTTCGTGGTTATACAGAGGAACGATTATAGAAACGAGAGGCTCGAATTTCTTTTTAGTCATTTTCTGGAATAGCTATCAATCAGCGAATAAGAGGAGCGGTTAATGAGAGAACAACTTCGCCGTTTTGAAAACTCATTTATCATCTGATGAGCATAAAAAGTGCGCGCACTAATATCCAAAAGCTCAGACATTCGCCATTTCTCAACTTTTTCAGGGTTTTTCCGGAGCACTTCCTTTTCATCAGGAAGATTAAAGTGCCGATGAGTAATTACGAGCTCATTAGTTACCTGATCAACATCAACATCATTATGAAAGCTCATATCTGCGCCAAATATTTCAATTACCTCATACCCCGCCCAGACTGACAAAAAACAGGCCAGAATCAGAACATTAATCTGTGGAGGGCTATAGTAACCGGATGAAAAAAGAACATTTCCAAGCGCAGAAAAATCCTTTTCCTCATAGTTCCTGACATTAATTTTCTTGAATGAGATAAGAGGATTGGTCACTCGGGCACGAATAATATCAAGATCCGCATGATAAGGAACAATAACTGTCAGCCCCCAACTTGTCGCACTATTGATTTTATCGAACGTCTTATTCCTTCTTTCAACAAAATCATGATGAGCAGAATCGCTAAAGAAATACTCATCAAAAAACAGATAAAACCTCGGCTTTAAGGTTTCGTATAGTGGATCATCACAAAAATTATTAACGCACCAAAAATCACAGCCCGACTCTCTAGATTTAATTTCTTCGCGATCACTCTTTATGCTCGGCCCATTACCGAGGACAACAGCTTTGTTAGCAATACCAGAAAAAATGGCTGGATCGATCCTGCGGGCACCAGCACGATGAGCCTTTATAAAACCCCACAAATCAACGATAAAAAACTTTGCGAAAAACTTCAGGCAGGAGGCCTGCCTTTTAAAGTTTTCAATCATAACAACCTCAAAATTTCAGATATATCATTGCACCAGGACAATGACTCCGCCTCGACCCAAGCCTCCCAATTATATACCTCAGACCAGCCAGCAAGAAAAATGAAATCCAATCCCAAGGCAGCCGAAGAATAATAATCATATTTGCTGTCGCCAATATAGACCGCCGGCAGCTTAATGTTGCCACCTATCTCACGAGTGAAAATATCGATTTTGTTATCTGGACTCCCGAAAATACCACCATCGAAAAGGTGCTCTATTCCTCGTGCTTTGAAAACTGACCTCAGCTCCCTCTGATCCCCACCAGACACCAATACCCAAGATTGATTTGGAGTTGCAGCACGGAGATCCACTAGAGAATCAGCCATTTTGCACTCATGAAGCCCCTGCATTACAAACTCAGCATAGCGGTCAAGCAGGACCTCAAAACCAAAGCCGGCCAATTTCTCACCAACAATTTCATCAATGAAATATTGAAATTTCTGATAACGTGAAACCCCACCATGCTTAACATGGTAGTCTACGAGGGCATAGGCGGCCTCTTCCCCATAAGGGATGGCTGCATTATAGAAAGCCTGGGTTTTCACCTTATTAGAATCCAGAACGACACCATCGCAGTCGAAAACGATTGTGGCTGAGTTATTTATAATTCTCTGAATCATAGTGAAACCAGTTTTTTCTCCAAAAGACACTCCGCTATCAAAAAATCCTCCTCCCAATCGATATCAAACCCAGTAAACCCTGGCGTTTCATAAAGATAAGTTTTTTGACCAATTCGGTCTCCGCATTCAATATAAATGTCTGATGATGCAATAAATGCAGCACTGTTAATTTCATTTAATGGCGCGAGCGTCTGGGTCCTAGGCCACTTCTCAACAGATCGGTCATAATTAACAGGACCATCATCATCCCAGACAAATCCCTTCAACTTATTGACGCTCATTAATGAATCAAAACCTAAAGGCAACGCTTCAAAGTATGAAACAATCATTTCGTCATAAACTTTTGACGTAACGAACGGAGAGGTCACATGAGTCCAGAGGATGTGCTCATCCTTTATCAAATCAGCGACATGAGGAACCAGCTCGTCCGTACTCGTCTGGCTCCCGGACAGTAACTCTGCGCGACGATGGATGACAATTCTGTCATCACCAACCGATTGAGCATATGAGATGATCTCTTCGTCATTTGTAGAAAGGACCAGTGATTTTATATGTTCTGCGGAGAGAATCTGCTCTATCTTGATACTTAACAAGCCATACTCTCTATTTGAGAAAGGCCGTATATTCTTTTTGGGTACCCTTTGGCTACCCTTGCGACATGGCAAAAAACATACTACAGAATCATTCATAAACCTGCTCCATAAATGCTTTTTGCCTCAAGATCGTAACGGGTAGGCGTGACCGCATAAAGCTGGATTGAACCAGCCTGCTTTTCATACTGACGAATAAGCGCATTCATTTCTTGGTTGCGAGGATCTTCTCCGGAATACCCATCGAACCCGGCCATGTATACTCTCTCAGCCTTTCCACTAGCAGCAAGGGCCAGAGCATATGCGACAACTAATGAGGAAGGGAGAACGCAATAGTTACGGCCAAACTCAAATGTGTTTGATTCAATACCTACACCAAAATCGTATAAAGTCTTACCAGACAATGCGCTCTTGATCTTGCCAGGAAGCATTGATGCTGGAGTAATCAATGGCTGAGGAAGGTTTACATGTAAATCA belongs to Alcanivorax sediminis and includes:
- the uvrB gene encoding excinuclease ABC subunit UvrB; the encoded protein is MSESLFKLHSDYQPAGDQPTAIAQLIEGINDGLGHQTLLGVTGSGKTFTMANVIQQTGRPTIIMAPNKTLAAQLYGEFKEFFPENAVEYFVSYYDYYQPEAYVPSSDTFIEKDASVNEQIEQMRLSATKAILERPDTIIVATVSAIYGLGDPASYHAMVLHLVRGDSIDQRDLLRRLAELQYTRNEMDFRRATYRVRGDVIDIFPAEEEKEAVRIELFDDEVESISIFDPLTGEVIKRVSRITVYPKSHYVTPREVVLKAIDMIKEELDERLKELKEQNKLVEAQRLEQRTRFDIEMLQELGYCNGVENYSRLFSGRAPGEAPPTLFDYLPENALLIADESHVTIPQLGAMYKGDRSRKETLVNFGFRLPSAMDNRPLKFEEWERLAPQMVFVSATPGPYEEKYAGQVVEQVVRPTGLVDPQIEIRPASTQVDDLLGEAKEAIEKGERVLVTTLTKRMAEDLTEYLGEHGIAVRYLHSDIDTVERVEIIRDLRLGKFDVLVGINLLREGLDMPEVAVVAILDADKEGFLRSDRSLIQTIGRAARNVNGRAILYADKMTGSMERAIGETDRRREKQEAFNREHGITPQALNKKVRDIMDDSGGSQFDRKAGKGRHKKVAEEASPYESMSPAQLAKEIEKLEAKMMEHAKNLEFEEAAATRDKIHQLRELGFMR
- a CDS encoding pyridoxal phosphate-dependent aminotransferase; its protein translation is MSDISLSDRVQRIKPSPTLAITAKAGELRAQGKDIIGLGAGEPDFDTPEHIKQAAIEAINAGKTKYTPVDGTPGLKKAIIDKYKRDNGLDYEANQILVSSGGKQSFFNMALALLNDGDEAIIPAPYWVSYPDMVLVAGGVPVIIETDVNSRFKITAEQLEAAITPKTRLFVINSPSNPSGMAYSVEELAAIGEVLKKHPNIIVATDDMYEHILWTGKPFVNILNATPELYDRTVVMNGVSKAYSMTGWRIGYAAGPQKLIGAMKKVQSQSTSNPASISQAAAEAALNGDQGCVDEMVKHFKERHDYLTAALDALPGVKCAQGDGTFYAFPDFSEAIANMDGVESDTDLAALLLETAEVALVPGSAFGAPGCMRLSFAVGMDTLKEAIRRIEQALAK
- a CDS encoding glycosyltransferase yields the protein MPSSPTPCIAFIITKSEVGGAQRWVLDQIKLLEQHVKCIVITGERGWLSESIQKAQVFIEPALLRRPPTPGGLWRLSRILKQNNVSSLVASSANAGIYARLVRIILPRLYVVYVSHGWSSIYNGGKLETVYTSLERLLARMTHKVLCVSESDLERAMNRIRIAPEKCTLITNAIFPEQKEISQALPRSPWKILFVGRLASPKRPDLLIEAVKLLSSVEVELTIVGDGPQNSLLITENNQRIKWLGEIKGFSDFGSYHIFCLISDSEGLPMSALEACANGTPVLLSEVGGCPELVTTNGLTTPNSAEEISKKIITIINDYSRFSMEARRQAKKYDIREKTQNYLDLYLNQASDQ
- a CDS encoding glycosyltransferase family 2 protein, producing MTKKKFEPLVSIIVPLYNHEGYILDTINSIIEQTYRMVELIIIDDGSTDFSVNAVESIRGLCQERFSRFEFRSRPNKGLCATINEALEWCKGEYVSIIASDDLMCRDKTALQVNFLEANPQSAAVFSGVEIIHADGKHEATMPTPRRVYGFGDIFLHRHFLPAATQMARLKALKETGGYLDGIILEDWYMLLKLAETGKTLDSIEGVACLYRKHGTNISSNITKMNEGRAQVLDLYRNHPLYQRACSNAFLAASSEAGPDSLRSGLNYLWKAFVTYPLVVLQPRFVRQAVRLFFPVFFKGY
- a CDS encoding HAD family hydrolase, with protein sequence MIQRIINNSATIVFDCDGVVLDSNKVKTQAFYNAAIPYGEEAAYALVDYHVKHGGVSRYQKFQYFIDEIVGEKLAGFGFEVLLDRYAEFVMQGLHECKMADSLVDLRAATPNQSWVLVSGGDQRELRSVFKARGIEHLFDGGIFGSPDNKIDIFTREIGGNIKLPAVYIGDSKYDYYSSAALGLDFIFLAGWSEVYNWEAWVEAESLSWCNDISEILRLL
- a CDS encoding acylneuraminate cytidylyltransferase family protein; the protein is MNDSVVCFLPCRKGSQRVPKKNIRPFSNREYGLLSIKIEQILSAEHIKSLVLSTNDEEIISYAQSVGDDRIVIHRRAELLSGSQTSTDELVPHVADLIKDEHILWTHVTSPFVTSKVYDEMIVSYFEALPLGFDSLMSVNKLKGFVWDDDGPVNYDRSVEKWPRTQTLAPLNEINSAAFIASSDIYIECGDRIGQKTYLYETPGFTGFDIDWEEDFLIAECLLEKKLVSL